One Onychomys torridus chromosome 17, mOncTor1.1, whole genome shotgun sequence genomic window carries:
- the Adgra2 gene encoding adhesion G protein-coupled receptor A2, with amino-acid sequence MGAGGRRMPVPPVRLLLLPPPLLLLCLLLLAPGTRGAPGCPVPIRGCKCSGERPKGLSGGAHNPARRRVVCGGGDLPEPPDPGLLPNGTITLLLSNNKITALRNGSFLGLYLLEKLDLRNNVISTVQPGAFLGLGELKRLDLSNNRIGCLASETFQGLPRLLRLNISGNIFSSLQPGVFDELPALKVVDFGTEFLTCDCHLSWLLPWARNHSLQLSERTLCAYPSALHARALSSLQEPQLRCEGALELHTHYLIPSLRQVVFQGDRLPFQCSASYLGNDTRIHWYHNGAPMEGDEQAGIVLTENLIHDCTFITSELTLSHIGVWASGEWECSVSTGQGNTSKKVEIVVLETSASYCPAERVTNNRGDFRWPRTLAGITAYQSCLQYPFTSVPLSGGAPGTRASRRCDRAGRWEPGDYSHCLYTNDITRVLYTFVLMPINASNALTLAHQLRVYTAEAASFSDMMDVVYVAQMIQKFLGYVDQIKELVEVMVDMASNLMLVDEHLLWLAQREDKACSRIVGALERIGGAALSPHAQHISVNSRNVALEAYLIKPHSYVGLTCTAFQRREGGMLAAQPGGPGQNAPLEPEPLTDDQQLRFRCTTGRPNISLSSFHIKNSVALASIQLPPSLFSTLPAALAPPVPPDCTLQLLVFRNGRLFRSHGNTSRPGAAGPGKRRGVATPVIFAGTSGCGVGNLTEPLAVSLRHWAEGADPMAAWWNQEGPGGWSSEGCKLRFSQPNVSSLYCQHLGNVAVLMELSSFPREVGGSGAGLHPVVYPCTALLLLCLFSTIITYILNHSSIHVSRKGWHMLLNLCFHMAMTSAVFVGGITLTNYQMVCQAVGITLHYSSLSTLLWMGVKARVLHKELTWRAPPPEEGDAAPPGPRPMLRFYLIAGGIPLIICGITAAVNIHNYRDHSPYCWLVWRPSLGAFYIPVALILPITWIYFLCAGLHVRGHVAQNPKQGNSRLSLEPGEDLRGSTRLRSSGVLLSDSGSLLATVSAGVGTPAPPEVGDGVYSPGVQLGALMTTHFLYLAMWACGALAVSQRWLPGVVCSCLYGVAASALGLFVFTHHCARRRDVRASWRACCPPASPSASHAPPRALPTAAEDGSPVLGEGPASLKSSPSGSSGRAPPPPPPCKLTNLQVAQSQVCEAGVAARGDGEPEPTGSRGSLAPRHHNNLHHGRRVHKSRAKGHRAGETGGKSRLKALRAGASPGAPELLSSESGSLHNSPSDSYLGSSRNSPGDGLPLEGEPMLTPSEGSDTSAAPISETGRPGQRRCASRDNLKGSGALERESKRRSYPLNTSSLNGAPKGAKYEDSSVTGGAEAIAGGCMKTGLWKSETTV; translated from the exons GGACCTGAGGAACAATGTCATCAGCACTGTGCAGCCTGGAGCCTTCCTAGGTCTGGGAGAGCTGAAACGCTT agaTCTCTCCAACAACCGGATTGGCTGTCTTGCCTCTGAGACATTTCAAGGCCTCCCCAGACTTCTACGACT AAACATATCTGGGAATATCTTCTCCAGTCTGCAACCTGGGGTCTTTGATGAGCTGCCAGCTCTTAAGGTTGT GGACTTCGGCACTGAGTTTCTGACCTGTGACTGTCATCTGAGCTGGCTGCTGCCCTGGGCCAGGAATCATTCCCTGCAGCTGTCAGAGCGCACACTTTGTGCCTACCCCAGTGCCCTGCATGCCCGGGCCCTGAGCAGCCTCCAGGAGCCCCAGCTCCGCTGTG AAGGGGCTCTGGAACTTCATACGCACTACCTCATCCCGTCCCTGCGCCAAGTGGTGTTCCAGGGCGACCGTCTGCCCTTCCAGTGCTCTGCCAGCTACTTGGGCAATGATACCCGCATCCACTGGTACCACAACGGGGCCCCTATGGAGGGTGATGAGCAGGCAGGCATCGTCCTCACAGAAAACCTCATCCATGACTGCACCTTCATCACCAG TGAGCTGACCCTGTCTCACATCGGCGTGTGGGCCTCAGGGGAGTGGGAGTGTTCCGTGTCCACGGGCCAAGGCAACACCAGCAAGAAGGTGGAGATTGTGGTGCTGGAGACCTCCGCCTCCTACTGCCCTGCTGAGCGTGTGACCAACAACCGCGGGGACTTCAG GTGGCCACGAACCTTGGCCGGCATCACGGCTTACCAGTCCTGCTTACAGTACCCCTTCACCTCTGTGCCTTTGAGTGGGGGAGCCCCAGGTACCAGAGCCTCACGCCGGTGTGACCGAGCTGGCCGCTGGGAGCCCGGGGACTACTCCCACTGTCTGTACACCAATGACATCACTCGGGTGCTCTACACCTTCGTGCTG ATGCCCATCAACGCCTCCAATGCATTGACCCTGGCCCACCAGCTCCGGGTGTACACGGCTGAGGCTGCCAGCTTTTCAGACATGATGGACGTAGTCTATGTGGCTCAGATGATCCAGAAATTTTTGGGTTATGTTGACCAGATCAAAGAG ctggtggaggtgatggtggacATGGCCAGCAACCTGATGCTGGTGGATGAGCACCTTTTGTGGCTGGCACAGCGAGAAGACAAAGCCTGCAGCCGCATTGTGGGTGCCCTGGAGCGCATTGGAGGAGCTGCCCTCAGCCCCCATGCCCAGCACATCTCTGTG AACTCAAGGAACGTGGCCTTGGAGGCCTACCTCATCAAGCCTCACAGCTATGTGGGCCTGACCTGCACGGCCttccagaggagggagggaggcatgtTGGCTGCACAGCCGGGTGGCCCTGGCCAGAACGCCCCACTGGAGCCCGAGCCTCTAACCGATGATCAGCAGCTCCGCTTCCGCTGCACTACGGGGAGACCCAACATTTCTCTATCATCCTTCCACATCAAG AATAGCGTGGCCCTGGCCTCCATCCAGCTGCCCCCCAGCCTGTTCTCAACCCTTCCGGCTGCCCTGGCTCCCCCAGTCCCTCCAGATTGCACCCTGCAACTGCTGGTCTTCAGAAATGGCCGTCTTTTCCGCAGCCACGGTAACACTTCCCGTCCTGGAGCAGCTGGGCCTGGCAAGAGGCGCGGTGTGGCCACCCCCGTCATATTTGCAGGAACCA GTGGCTGCGGCGTGGGAAACTTGACCGAGCCGCTGGCTGTCTCACTTCGGCACTGGGCTGAGGGAGCTGACCCCATGGCAGCTTGGTGGAACCAGGAGGGTCCCGGGGGCTGGAGTTCCGAAGGTTGTAAGCTCCGCTTCAGCCAGCCCAATGTCAGCTCACTGTACTGCCAGCATCTGGGCAATGTGGCTGTGCTCATG GAGCTGAGCTCATTCCCTCGGGAGGTAGGAGGTTCTGGAGCTGGGTTGCATCCTGTTGTCTACCCCTGCACGGCCTTGCTGCTGCTCTGCCTTTTCTCCACCATCATCACCTACATCCTTAACCACAG CTCCATCCACGTGTCCCGGAAGGGTTGGCACATGCTGTTGAATCTGTGTTTCCACATGGCCATGACCTCGGCTGTCTTCGTCGGGGGCATCACTCTCACCAACTACCAAATGGTTTGCCAAGCG GTGGGCATCACGCTGCACTACTCTTCCTTATCCACACTGCTCTGGATGGGGGTCAAGGCCCGAGTCCTCCACAAGGAGCTCACTTGGAGGGCACCCCCTCCAGAAGAAGGGGACGCAGCCCCGCCTGGTCCTCGCCCCATGCTCCG gTTCTATTTGATTGCTGGAGGGATCCCCCTCATAATCTGCGGTATCACCGCTGCCGTCAACATCCACAACTACCGGGACCACAGTCCCTA TTGCTGGCTGGTGTGGCGTCCAAGCCTTGGTGCCTTCTACATACCGGTGGCGTTGATTCTGCCCATCACCTGGATCTACTTCTTATGTGCGGGCCTGCACGTACGGGGTCATGTGGCCCAGAATCCAAAGCAGGGTAACAGTAGGCTCTCTCTGGAGCCAGGGGAAGACCTGAGGGGTTCCACCAGGCTCAGGAGCAGTGGCGTCCTCCTGAGTGACTCTGGTTCCCTTTTGGCGACAGTTAGCGCCGGGGTAGGGACACCTGCGCCCCCAGAGGTTGGCGATGGCGTCTATTCTCCGGGAGTCCAGCTGGGGGCGCTGATGACCACACATTTCCTGTACCTGGCTATGTGGGCCTGTGGCGCTCTGGCGGTGTCTCAGCGCTGGCTGCCCGGAGTGGTGTGTAGCTGTCTCTATGGTGTGGCAGCTTCAGCTCTGGGCCTCTTTGTCTTCACGCACCACTGTGCCAGGCGTAGGGATGTCCGGGCTTCCTGGCGCGCTTGCTGTCCTCCTGCTTCACCCTCGGCCTCCCATGCCCCACCCCGGGCCCTGCCGACTGCTGCGGAGGAtggatccccagtgctgggggagggaCCAGCCTCCCTCAAGTCCTCCCCAAGTGGCAGCAGTGGccgcgcgccaccaccgccgcccccGTGCAAACTCACCAATCTGCAGGTAGCCCAGAGTCAGGTGTGCGAGGCTGGCGTGGCTGCCCGCGGGGATGGAGAGCCGGAGCCCACGGGCTCCCGTGGCAGCCTAGCTCCCCGGCACCATAACAACCTGCATCACGGACGCCGAGTACACAAGAGTCGGGCCAAGGGGCACCGAGCCGGAGAGACTGGCGGCAAGAGCCGGCTCAAGGCGCTGCGCGCGGGCGCGTCCCCGGGAGCTCCCGAGCTGCTGTCCAGTGAGAGCGGCAGCTTGCACAACAGCCCCTCTGACAGCTACCTGGGCAGCAGCCGCAACAGCCCCGGCGACGGCCTCCCACTCGAGGGTGAGCCCATGCTCACGCCGTCGGAGGGCAGCGACACCAGCGCAGCGCCCATCTCCGAGACGGGGCGCCCCGGGCAGCGCCGCTGCGCCAGCCGGGACAACCTCAAGGGCAGCGGGGCACTGGAGCGGGAAAGCAAGCGCCGCTCATACCCGCTCAACACCAGCAGTCTGAACGGCGCCCCCAAGGGGGCCAAGTACGAGGATTCCAGTGTGACCGGTGGTGCAGAGGCCATAGCAGGAGGCTGTATGAAGACCGGCCTCTGGAAAAGCGAGACCACCGTCTAG
- the Brf2 gene encoding transcription factor IIIB 50 kDa subunit, with translation MPSGSRCPDCGSSELVEDAHYSQSQLVCSDCGCVVTEGVLTTTFSDEGNLREVTYSRSTGENEQVSRSQQRDLRRVRDLCRILKLPPTFEDTAVSYYQKAYKLSGIRAARLQKKEVLVGCCVLITCRQHNWPLTMGTICTLLYADLDMFSGTYMQIVKLLGLDVPSLCLADLVKSYCSSFKLFQASPSIPAKYVEDKDKMLSRTLLLVELANETWLVTGRHPLPIITAATFLAWQSLRPSGRLTCSLAQFCKLANVDLPYPAASRLQELLAVLLRMASQLAWLQVLKLDKRTVVKHIGDLLQHRHMLVRMAFRDGPAEGETQKQQQQGQAQQEEAEVPTFDLPKRKRPASPALLLPPCMLKPPKRTHPTPSISVVTGDEDISDSEIEQYLRTPQEVRDFEKAQAASQGAMSVPNPC, from the exons ATGCCGAGCGGCAGCCGCTGCCCGGACTGCGGCTCCTCTGAGCTCGTGGAAGACGCGCATTATTCTCAGAGCCAGCTGGTGTGCTCCGACTGCGGCTGTGTGGTCACCGAAGGGGTCCTTACTACCACCTTCAGCGACGAGGGCAACCTCAGAG AAGTGACATATTCTCGAAGCACAGGGGAAAATGAACAAGTTAGCCGCAGCCAGCAACGAG ACCTCCGTCGGGTGAGAGACCTGTGCCGGATTCTGAAGTTGCCCCCAACATTCGAGGACACAGCAGTCTCCTACTATCAAAAGGCCTATAAGCTGTCCGGCATCCGAGCTGCTAGGCTACAAAAGAAGGAAGTGTTAGTCGGATGCTGTGTTCTAATCACCTGCCGGCAACATAACTGGCCCCTCACAATGGGAACCATCTGCACCCTACTGTATGCAGATCTGGATATGTTTTCTGGCACCTACATGCAGATAGTGAAGCTTTTGGGGCTGGATGTGCCGTCTCTGTGCCTGGCAGACCTGGTGAAGTCTTACTGCAGCAG CTTCAAACTGTTCCAAGCTTCCCCATCCATACCAGCCAAATATGTGGAGGACAAAGACAAGATGCTGTCTCGCACCTTGCTGCTGGTGGAGCTGGCAAATGAGACATGGCTCGTGACTGGGCGGCACCCCTTGCCTATCATCACTGCAGCCACCTTCCTGGCGTGGCAGTCTCTGCGGCCCTCAGGCCGACTGACATGCTCTCTTGCCCAGTTTTGTAAGCTGGCAAATGTGGATCTGCCCTACCCCGCTGCCTCTCGTCTGCAGGAGCTCCTGGCTGTGCTGCTTCGGATGGCCAGCCAGCTGGCCTGGCTGCAGGTGCTGAAGCTCGATAAGCGGACTGTGGTGAAACACATCGGGGACCTTCTCCAGCACCGCCACATGCTGGTCCGCATGGCTTTTCGAGATGGACCAGCAGAAGGGGAGACCCAGAAGCAACAGCAGCAGGGGCAGGCACAGCAAGAGGAGGCGGAGGTGCCAACCTTTGATTTGCCCAAGAGGAAACGCCCTGCCAGTCCCGCACTTCTCCTCCCACCCTGTATGTTGAAGCCTCCCAAACGGACCCATCCCACGCCCTCCATTTCTGTAGTGACTGGAGATGAGGACATTTCTGACAGTGAAATCGAGCAATATTTGCGCACCCCTCAGGAAGTCAGAGACTTTGAGAAAGCCCAAGCTGCTAGCCAGGGAGCCATGAGTGTCCCCAACCCCTGCTGA